A single window of Macrobrachium nipponense isolate FS-2020 chromosome 31, ASM1510439v2, whole genome shotgun sequence DNA harbors:
- the LOC135206534 gene encoding uncharacterized protein LOC135206534, with translation MKENLERFLNDTERIITEEGALGEEEDSVVKITVTDLRSPHGRLSRDAQREIFAVMTFEGILRMAPVKIEPNNQVTVPHLEEGILPPRCFVIELESLIPGGGLLPLLFFSSPSKGVTWIWHMNPSPWGGSSSGSLLMA, from the exons ATGAAGGAAAATCTGGAGAGGTTCTTGAATGACACAGAAAGGATCATCACTGAGGAAGGAGCACTAGGAGAGGAGGAAGACTCTGTCGTGAAAATTACG GTGACTGACCTCCGAAGTCCTCACGGTCGCCTGAGCAGGGATGCCCAGAGAGAGATCTTTGCTGTGATGACCTTCGAAGGGATTTTGAGGATGGCCCCAGTCAAGATTGAGCCCAACAATCAAGTAACTGTGCCTCATCTTGAGGAAGGCATTCTCCCACCAAGATGCTTTGTCATAGAG CTGGAGTCCTTGATACCAGGTGGGGgtctccttcccctcctctttTTCTCCTCCCCTTCCAAGGGGGTTACCTGGATCTGGCATATGAATCCATCCCCCTGGGGAGGGTCATCATCAGGGTCACTGTTGATGGCTTGA